In a single window of the Prochlorococcus marinus CUG1415 genome:
- the ilvC gene encoding ketol-acid reductoisomerase translates to MTQLFYDTDADLSLLNNKTIAIIGYGSQGHAHALNLKDSGMDVIVGLYKGSKSESKAISDGLQVFSVSEACEKADWIMILLPDEFQKDVYLKEIEPSLKEGKILSFAHGFNIRFGLIKPPSFVDVVMIAPKGPGHTVRWEYQNGQGVPALFAVEQDSSGSARSLAMAYAKGIGGTRAGILETNFKEETETDLFGEQAVLCGGLSELVKSGFETLVEAGYQPELAYFECLHEVKLIVDLMVKGGLSQMRDSISNTAEYGDYVSGKRLINSDTKKEMQKILKDIQDGTFAKNFVEECDNNKPLMTQLREENSKHEIEKVGKGLRSMFSWLK, encoded by the coding sequence ATGACGCAACTCTTTTACGACACAGATGCAGATCTAAGTCTTTTAAATAATAAAACAATAGCGATAATAGGATATGGTTCACAAGGTCACGCACATGCCCTAAACCTTAAAGACAGCGGTATGGATGTAATTGTAGGATTATACAAAGGAAGTAAGTCTGAAAGTAAAGCTATTAGCGATGGTCTACAAGTGTTTAGTGTTTCTGAAGCTTGCGAAAAAGCAGACTGGATAATGATTCTCCTCCCAGATGAGTTTCAGAAAGATGTATATCTTAAAGAAATAGAGCCAAGCCTAAAAGAAGGAAAGATATTAAGTTTTGCTCATGGGTTTAATATAAGATTCGGACTTATCAAACCTCCTAGTTTTGTAGATGTTGTAATGATTGCCCCAAAAGGACCTGGACACACTGTTCGTTGGGAATATCAGAATGGTCAAGGAGTTCCTGCATTATTCGCAGTAGAGCAGGATTCTTCTGGAAGTGCAAGATCGTTGGCGATGGCTTATGCTAAAGGGATTGGCGGAACGAGAGCTGGGATACTTGAAACAAATTTCAAAGAAGAAACAGAAACTGATTTATTTGGTGAACAAGCGGTTTTGTGCGGAGGCTTATCAGAACTCGTCAAATCAGGCTTCGAAACTCTAGTAGAGGCAGGATATCAACCAGAACTTGCTTACTTCGAATGCTTACACGAAGTTAAACTAATTGTTGATCTAATGGTGAAGGGGGGCTTATCTCAAATGAGAGATTCCATTTCAAATACCGCAGAATATGGAGACTATGTAAGTGGCAAAAGACTTATCAATAGTGATACAAAGAAAGAAATGCAGAAAATTCTAAAAGATATTCAAGATGGAACTTTCGCTAAGAATTTTGTAGAAGAATGCGATAACAATAAGCCCTTAATGACACAATTAAGAGAAGAAAATTCAAAACATGAAATTGAAAAAGTAGGTAAAGGTCTGCGTTCGATGTTCAGTTGGCTGAAATAA
- a CDS encoding HU family DNA-binding protein: protein MNKADLVNLVAARTELTKTDVSLVVDAAIETIVDSVVEGKKVSILGFGSFEPRDRSARQGLNPKTGEKIAIPAKRVPTFSAGKLFKDRVQG from the coding sequence ATGAACAAAGCTGATTTAGTAAATCTTGTTGCTGCTCGTACCGAGCTCACAAAAACGGATGTTTCTTTAGTTGTTGATGCAGCTATTGAAACTATTGTTGATTCAGTAGTGGAAGGCAAAAAAGTCTCCATACTAGGATTTGGTTCTTTCGAGCCAAGAGATCGTTCTGCGAGACAGGGATTAAACCCTAAGACAGGCGAAAAAATAGCAATACCTGCTAAAAGAGTTCCTACATTCTCAGCGGGTAAACTTTTTAAGGATAGAGTTCAAGGGTAA
- a CDS encoding ATP-dependent Clp protease proteolytic subunit: protein MPIGTPSVPYRLPGSQYERWVDIYTRLGVERILFLGQEVNDGIANSLVAQMLYLDSDDNSKPIYLYINSPGGSVTAGLAIYDTIKYVKSDVVTICVGLAASMGAFLLAAGTKGKRVALPHSRIMIHQPLGGTSQRQASDIEIEAKEILRIKDMLNMSMADMTGQSFEKIEKDTDRDYFLSAEEAKNYGLIDRVITHPSEANQS, encoded by the coding sequence ATGCCAATAGGAACTCCAAGCGTGCCTTACAGACTTCCCGGAAGTCAATACGAAAGATGGGTTGACATATATACAAGACTAGGAGTTGAAAGAATTCTTTTTCTTGGACAAGAAGTTAATGATGGTATTGCTAATAGCCTTGTTGCACAAATGCTATATCTTGATTCTGATGATAATTCCAAACCTATCTATCTATATATAAATAGCCCAGGAGGATCAGTTACTGCTGGCTTGGCAATATATGACACTATCAAATACGTAAAAAGTGATGTAGTAACAATATGCGTAGGCCTAGCAGCCTCCATGGGTGCCTTCCTATTGGCCGCCGGTACTAAAGGTAAAAGAGTAGCTTTACCTCATAGCAGAATCATGATTCATCAACCCCTAGGAGGCACATCTCAACGCCAAGCAAGTGATATTGAAATAGAGGCCAAGGAAATTTTAAGAATTAAAGATATGTTAAACATGTCTATGGCAGATATGACAGGTCAATCATTTGAAAAAATTGAAAAGGATACAGATAGAGATTATTTTCTAAGTGCAGAAGAGGCAAAAAACTATGGCCTAATTGATAGAGTGATCACACATCCAAGCGAAGCAAATCAATCTTAA
- the cbiB gene encoding adenosylcobinamide-phosphate synthase CbiB: MAEINLFLIFLGSILFDLLIGDPRFFIHPVQIIGFYIKKISDYLINNFGENKKILFWGGFIVAISTIVMSFSLGKLIELSYMQLRNNFFSGLLIFIGLSSCIATKGLISSVKEIAELIENKEINGQNERIIKDKVQRIVSRDVRSSSLEHLLRSSTESLTENSVDGIFGPLFWMFIGIVLMKFSIFLPGPLSLGLSYKAISTLDSMIGYKYGYFRYLGFFSAKIEDMFTFIPSRLVLITLPLVSSKINEYVLIIKESYLDGKKYDSPNSGISEAIFAYISGIKLGGKSKYKNEIIEKPIINANGDICTGEKINLICQLILRLQFLWIIIFILISSLI; this comes from the coding sequence TTGGCTGAAATAAATTTATTTTTAATATTTCTTGGATCGATTCTTTTTGATTTATTGATCGGAGATCCAAGATTTTTTATCCACCCTGTTCAAATAATTGGCTTTTACATAAAGAAAATATCGGATTACCTCATAAATAATTTTGGAGAAAATAAAAAGATATTATTTTGGGGCGGTTTCATTGTAGCTATATCGACTATTGTAATGAGCTTTAGTCTAGGGAAATTGATAGAACTAAGTTATATGCAATTAAGAAATAATTTTTTTAGTGGATTGTTAATTTTTATAGGCCTTTCAAGTTGTATCGCGACTAAAGGACTGATTTCAAGTGTGAAAGAGATTGCAGAGCTAATAGAAAACAAAGAAATTAATGGCCAAAATGAAAGAATAATCAAAGATAAAGTGCAAAGAATAGTAAGTAGGGATGTAAGGTCATCATCTTTAGAACATCTGTTGAGGTCTAGTACCGAGAGTCTTACCGAAAACTCTGTTGATGGAATATTTGGGCCACTATTTTGGATGTTTATTGGAATTGTTTTAATGAAATTTTCAATTTTTCTACCAGGGCCTTTGTCACTTGGTTTGTCTTATAAAGCCATAAGTACTTTAGATTCAATGATAGGTTACAAATATGGTTACTTTAGATATTTAGGTTTTTTCAGTGCAAAAATCGAAGATATGTTTACTTTTATTCCTTCAAGATTAGTTTTAATAACATTACCTTTAGTAAGTTCCAAAATTAATGAGTATGTATTAATCATAAAAGAAAGTTATCTTGACGGTAAAAAGTATGATTCCCCTAATTCTGGGATTTCAGAAGCTATATTTGCTTACATTTCAGGAATTAAATTGGGAGGAAAAAGTAAATATAAAAATGAAATTATTGAAAAGCCAATAATTAATGCAAATGGAGATATTTGCACTGGAGAGAAAATTAACTTAATTTGTCAATTAATTTTGAGATTACAATTTTTATGGATAATAATTTTTATTTTAATTTCAAGTTTAATTTAA
- the plsY gene encoding glycerol-3-phosphate 1-O-acyltransferase PlsY, which produces MNILIIFTSYLLGSLPTGFLIGKYLKNIDLRTIGSGSTGATNVLRNVGKWPALFVFIVDVGKGLIAVKIAQYYTAQGLIEVIAGISAISGHIWPVWLKGKGGKAVATGLGMFLALSWKVGLAALGIFLIVLTKTKFVSLSSISAAFLLPIFMFFYLGNFMHSYFFISLIVALLVIWKHRTNMKRLLKGEESKINQN; this is translated from the coding sequence ATGAATATCTTAATAATTTTTACAAGTTATCTTTTAGGTTCACTTCCTACAGGTTTTTTAATTGGAAAATATCTTAAAAATATAGATCTAAGGACTATAGGTTCTGGATCTACAGGTGCCACAAATGTCTTAAGAAATGTTGGGAAATGGCCGGCACTTTTTGTCTTTATCGTTGACGTTGGGAAAGGCCTTATTGCAGTAAAAATTGCTCAATATTACACAGCTCAAGGATTAATAGAAGTTATAGCAGGCATATCAGCTATCTCAGGACATATTTGGCCAGTATGGCTCAAAGGTAAAGGAGGGAAAGCTGTTGCGACTGGATTAGGTATGTTTTTAGCTCTTTCCTGGAAAGTTGGACTAGCGGCTCTTGGGATTTTTTTAATAGTCCTAACAAAAACTAAATTTGTTTCTTTATCCAGTATTTCCGCTGCATTCTTACTTCCTATCTTTATGTTTTTTTACCTCGGCAATTTTATGCACTCATACTTTTTCATAAGTTTAATTGTGGCATTATTAGTAATCTGGAAACATAGAACAAACATGAAAAGATTGCTCAAGGGAGAAGAATCCAAAATCAACCAGAATTAA
- a CDS encoding DUF3119 family protein: protein MFNTNSKKEEPVIISPSFQLPIILIVLSFMLLFLNIGSLPTIVSASFSFFLLLQSFTLRIKITTDDFIVLQLGKEIRTFPFKNWISWKFFFPIIPGIFYFREKSSPHLLPILFNPRQLKDELLKKVDSLEIKNS, encoded by the coding sequence ATGTTTAACACTAATTCAAAAAAAGAAGAACCAGTAATAATATCACCATCATTTCAATTACCAATAATTCTAATAGTTTTAAGTTTTATGCTTTTATTTTTAAATATTGGTTCTTTGCCAACAATAGTTTCTGCATCTTTTAGCTTTTTTTTATTGCTTCAGTCATTTACCTTAAGAATAAAAATAACAACTGATGATTTTATCGTTTTACAATTAGGTAAAGAGATTAGAACTTTTCCATTTAAGAACTGGATATCATGGAAATTCTTTTTTCCTATAATCCCAGGTATTTTTTATTTTAGAGAAAAGTCCAGTCCTCATTTATTACCAATATTATTTAATCCAAGGCAATTAAAAGATGAACTTTTAAAAAAAGTTGACTCCCTGGAAATTAAAAATTCCTAA
- a CDS encoding chlorophyll a/b-binding protein: MQEENYPIENQNDDFTNESLTDNAYSKWVDNQGDEVKNVFGFNSSAELVNGRAAMIGFLMLILTELVFNGRPVTSSIFGIN, from the coding sequence ATGCAAGAAGAAAACTATCCAATAGAAAATCAAAATGATGATTTTACTAATGAATCACTAACTGACAATGCATACTCAAAATGGGTAGATAATCAGGGGGATGAAGTAAAGAATGTTTTTGGATTTAATAGCAGCGCTGAGCTTGTGAATGGTAGAGCAGCAATGATTGGATTCTTAATGCTGATATTAACTGAGTTGGTTTTCAACGGAAGACCTGTAACCTCTTCAATCTTTGGTATTAATTAA
- a CDS encoding MFS transporter — MLSYGLGDAGTGLANAQFGFYLFPFFTCVAGLPPWIASSILMIIKLWDAINDPLIGWMSDHTQSRWGPRLPWMIGASVPLGIFLAAMWWIPNDYSLKEKTFYYICTSILYMTAYTSVNLPYGALSTEISEDENIRTRLNAARFTGSILASLTGLTVGAIFLSKGDTGYLNMGRISGTFVTIITLLSTWGLAPYAKIARKPINKIQPIKNQFKRILKNKIFIKVIYLYLLLWCGLQLMQTVSLIYLQQVMNVPRGVSFWIIIPFQISALLGLQVWSFYSNKYGRVQALKIGGLIWIVGCLIAMILPPLSNNFEITNFNIDSIKMLTLFLTILLVGFGASTAYLIPWSLLPDAIDHDPEKAAGIYTAWMVLCQKLGIALSVGLFGYLLTLTGFKQAACQGIIDMNQPDSALITVRICMGLIPSILVYWGLLIMREWDQELIKN; from the coding sequence ATGCTTTCCTATGGGCTTGGAGATGCTGGAACAGGCCTTGCTAATGCTCAATTTGGTTTTTACCTCTTCCCATTCTTTACTTGTGTGGCTGGATTACCTCCTTGGATAGCAAGCTCTATCTTGATGATAATCAAGCTCTGGGATGCAATTAATGATCCTTTGATTGGCTGGATGAGCGACCATACCCAATCAAGATGGGGGCCAAGACTACCTTGGATGATTGGGGCATCAGTTCCTTTGGGGATTTTTTTAGCTGCAATGTGGTGGATACCCAATGATTACAGCCTCAAAGAGAAAACTTTTTATTACATATGCACATCAATTTTGTATATGACAGCATATACATCTGTAAATCTTCCTTATGGAGCATTATCCACAGAAATTAGTGAAGATGAAAATATAAGAACTAGGCTTAACGCCGCCAGATTTACTGGCTCAATATTAGCTTCTTTAACAGGATTAACAGTAGGTGCAATATTTCTAAGCAAAGGAGATACTGGTTACCTAAATATGGGAAGAATATCTGGCACGTTCGTTACAATAATTACTTTACTTTCTACTTGGGGCCTAGCTCCATATGCAAAGATCGCAAGAAAACCTATCAATAAAATACAGCCTATAAAAAATCAATTTAAGCGTATTTTAAAGAATAAAATCTTTATAAAAGTGATATATCTCTATTTACTTCTCTGGTGTGGCCTTCAGTTAATGCAAACAGTTTCATTAATATATTTGCAACAAGTCATGAATGTACCAAGAGGGGTATCCTTTTGGATTATCATTCCTTTTCAAATAAGTGCTCTGTTAGGATTGCAAGTCTGGAGTTTTTATTCTAATAAATATGGAAGAGTTCAAGCATTAAAAATAGGTGGACTTATATGGATTGTTGGTTGCTTGATTGCAATGATATTACCTCCATTGTCAAATAATTTTGAAATTACTAATTTCAATATAGATTCTATAAAAATGTTAACTTTATTTCTAACAATTTTGTTGGTTGGTTTTGGTGCATCAACAGCATATTTAATACCTTGGTCTTTATTGCCAGACGCTATTGATCATGACCCAGAGAAGGCAGCAGGAATTTATACTGCTTGGATGGTTTTATGTCAAAAATTAGGTATTGCTTTAAGCGTTGGATTATTTGGTTATCTTCTCACTCTTACTGGGTTCAAGCAAGCAGCCTGTCAGGGGATTATTGATATGAATCAACCAGATTCTGCATTAATAACAGTAAGGATTTGCATGGGTTTAATCCCTTCTATACTTGTCTACTGGGGTCTATTAATTATGAGGGAATGGGATCAAGAATTAATTAAGAACTAA
- a CDS encoding DUF3086 domain-containing protein yields the protein MTNQEISNNNPEKELIQDKSISDDKSKQISQKNTKQNKKITSKNDKSNKSFDEISNEIFRDLVSKKDYLVKEIKNLETKKTELEKDIDSNFKGQSDNIAKRVKGFQEYLTGALQNLSQNVEKLELVSQPIIVKPSPLDEKKENTSTNNVVNVPALSETFKPDEKIIRNCFSTFIEQPDFYAEPWKLRRSLDSSDIEIMDDWFFNMGGRGSIESRGSRQKNALLSAGLISILGELYGDQFQTLILASQPERLGEWRRILQDSLGLTRDDFGPNSGIVLFERPEGVIERADRLEANEELPFIIIDAAETSVEIPILQFPLWVAFAGSDSEIYDDLELN from the coding sequence ATGACCAATCAAGAAATTTCAAACAATAATCCTGAAAAGGAATTAATACAAGATAAGTCAATTTCAGATGATAAATCCAAACAAATTAGTCAGAAAAATACAAAGCAAAATAAAAAAATTACTTCAAAAAATGACAAGTCAAACAAATCCTTTGATGAAATTTCTAATGAGATTTTTAGAGATCTAGTTTCAAAAAAAGACTATTTAGTTAAAGAAATAAAAAATTTAGAAACAAAAAAAACTGAATTAGAAAAAGATATTGATTCAAATTTTAAAGGGCAGTCAGATAATATCGCTAAAAGAGTTAAGGGCTTTCAAGAGTACTTAACTGGTGCTTTGCAGAATCTTTCACAAAACGTTGAAAAACTTGAATTAGTTTCTCAACCAATAATCGTAAAGCCTTCTCCACTGGATGAGAAGAAGGAAAATACTAGTACAAATAATGTAGTTAATGTTCCTGCTCTTTCTGAAACATTTAAGCCAGATGAAAAGATTATAAGAAACTGCTTTTCAACTTTCATAGAACAACCTGATTTTTATGCTGAACCTTGGAAATTAAGACGAAGTCTTGATTCATCAGATATTGAAATTATGGATGATTGGTTCTTTAATATGGGTGGAAGAGGTTCTATTGAAAGTAGAGGATCTCGACAAAAAAATGCCTTATTATCAGCTGGTTTAATATCTATCCTTGGGGAATTATATGGTGATCAGTTTCAGACTCTTATTTTAGCTTCGCAGCCTGAACGATTAGGAGAATGGAGAAGAATACTTCAAGATTCACTTGGTCTCACAAGAGATGACTTTGGACCTAACAGTGGGATTGTTCTTTTTGAAAGGCCTGAAGGTGTCATCGAAAGAGCTGACAGATTAGAAGCAAATGAAGAATTACCATTTATTATTATTGATGCAGCAGAAACATCTGTTGAAATTCCAATACTTCAGTTCCCATTATGGGTTGCATTTGCTGGTTCAGATAGTGAAATTTACGATGATCTTGAATTAAACTAA
- the pyrF gene encoding orotidine-5'-phosphate decarboxylase, giving the protein MNNGFNSEDKIILAIDGLDVNQAKLLLEKCPNIKWVKVGLELFVREGPRVIEILKSLNKKVFLDLKFHDIPNTMSAACFQVSKLGVDIISIHASAGLKALKDSKKASLEGASSVRVKPPFVVGITVLTSFSLKDFQTDLDRNNSIEDNVLRLAKLSFDAGLDGCVCSPWEVKMLRSIYKDNFELITPGIRLKIENKDDQNRIMTPHEAIDNGASKLVIGRSISKAIDPNKALKEIFESINSG; this is encoded by the coding sequence ATGAATAACGGATTTAACTCAGAAGATAAAATAATATTGGCAATTGATGGGCTAGATGTAAACCAAGCAAAATTACTTCTAGAAAAATGTCCCAATATTAAGTGGGTAAAAGTTGGTTTAGAGCTTTTTGTTAGGGAAGGTCCAAGAGTTATTGAAATTTTAAAAAGTTTAAATAAAAAAGTTTTTTTAGACTTAAAATTTCATGATATTCCAAATACCATGAGTGCAGCATGTTTCCAAGTTTCAAAATTAGGGGTTGATATTATTTCTATTCATGCTTCAGCAGGTCTAAAAGCTCTTAAGGATTCTAAAAAAGCATCTTTAGAAGGAGCCTCCTCAGTCAGAGTAAAACCTCCATTTGTTGTTGGAATCACTGTTTTAACAAGCTTTTCTCTTAAAGATTTTCAAACTGATCTTGATAGAAATAATTCAATTGAAGACAATGTATTGAGACTTGCAAAGTTGTCTTTTGATGCTGGATTAGATGGATGTGTCTGTTCCCCTTGGGAGGTAAAAATGTTGAGATCTATTTATAAGGACAATTTTGAATTAATTACACCAGGTATCAGGTTAAAGATTGAGAATAAAGATGATCAAAATAGAATTATGACTCCCCATGAAGCTATTGATAATGGCGCTTCTAAATTAGTCATTGGTAGATCAATATCAAAAGCTATAGATCCTAATAAAGCTCTAAAAGAAATATTTGAATCTATTAATTCTGGTTGA
- a CDS encoding glycogen debranching protein, translating to MTYINKGNPFPLGSSLTSEGVNFSLISTNAEYVEILLFEKEDSISPKSILKLDQNHNTGPYWHAEIKNLNEGCIYGFRVKQKNNDINNNYEKKVLLDPCSRGITGWGSYKRENALKTQENTNSCLKSVVCDRKLFNFKDYPRPKHSWEETIIYELHIKAFTESTDKDESCFKKFLKKIPYLKELGITTIELLPIFCFDPTDAPNGLKNFWGYSPINWFTPHFEYLSNESAEKNREEFRRLVEECHKADIEVILDVVYNHTSEGDSEGPAISWKGIDENLYYFIGKDKNYQDVSGCGNTIAANRGLVRKLIIESLKCWASELGVDGFRFDLGIALSRGENLSPLDNPPIFEDIECEPELIDIKLISEPWDCGGLYKLGDFPSKNTFTWNGHFRDDLRRFWKGDKDTAWNMSDKIKGSPSIYKEDNIFPKSINFITSHDGFTLKDLVTFNRKHNFANREQNKDGDSHNNSWNHGIEGPTTDLLINDLRKRQQKNLLLSLLISKGVPMILMGDEIGRSQGGNNNSWCQNNLLGWMNWDPALQDLELLEYFKYVIKIRKKLIKIFYPSFFPKNQDHENIPRYHWHGTKLDSPDWSSWSHTVAFSINKGRNNPLVWIGLNAYSKSIDFPLPKCEYNWLKVIDTSMSEIFVPLIVNEQSVSIKSRSSLLIISEEVFGAKNNIF from the coding sequence GTGACTTATATCAATAAAGGTAACCCATTTCCTTTAGGAAGTTCTCTAACTTCAGAAGGGGTTAATTTTTCCCTAATATCCACAAATGCAGAATATGTAGAAATCTTATTGTTTGAGAAAGAGGACTCTATTTCGCCAAAAAGTATATTGAAACTAGATCAGAATCATAATACAGGTCCTTACTGGCATGCGGAAATAAAAAATCTAAATGAAGGTTGTATTTATGGTTTTAGAGTAAAACAAAAAAATAATGATATTAATAATAACTATGAAAAAAAAGTATTACTTGATCCATGTTCAAGGGGCATTACTGGATGGGGAAGTTATAAAAGAGAAAATGCATTAAAAACGCAAGAAAATACTAATTCTTGTCTTAAAAGCGTTGTTTGCGATAGAAAATTATTTAATTTTAAGGATTATCCAAGACCGAAACATTCTTGGGAAGAAACAATTATTTATGAACTCCATATCAAAGCTTTCACTGAATCAACTGATAAAGATGAAAGTTGTTTTAAGAAATTTTTAAAAAAAATTCCGTATCTTAAAGAACTGGGGATTACCACAATTGAATTACTTCCAATTTTTTGTTTTGATCCAACTGATGCACCAAATGGTCTAAAAAATTTTTGGGGTTATAGTCCAATCAATTGGTTTACCCCACATTTTGAATATCTTTCGAATGAATCCGCCGAAAAGAATAGAGAGGAATTCAGAAGATTAGTAGAGGAATGTCATAAAGCAGACATTGAAGTCATATTAGATGTTGTATATAATCATACGTCTGAAGGAGATTCTGAAGGACCGGCAATATCTTGGAAAGGTATAGATGAAAATCTTTATTACTTTATTGGGAAAGATAAAAATTATCAGGACGTCTCTGGCTGTGGTAATACTATTGCAGCAAACAGAGGATTAGTTAGAAAACTAATAATTGAATCATTAAAATGTTGGGCGAGTGAATTAGGAGTTGATGGTTTTAGATTTGATTTAGGAATTGCCCTATCAAGAGGAGAAAATCTTTCGCCGCTCGATAATCCTCCAATTTTTGAAGATATAGAATGTGAACCAGAACTTATTGATATCAAATTGATAAGTGAACCATGGGATTGTGGTGGTTTATATAAATTAGGTGATTTCCCATCCAAGAATACTTTCACTTGGAATGGTCATTTTAGAGATGACTTGCGGAGATTTTGGAAGGGAGATAAAGATACAGCTTGGAATATGAGCGATAAAATAAAAGGTAGTCCATCTATTTACAAAGAAGATAATATTTTCCCAAAATCAATAAATTTTATTACTTCGCATGATGGGTTCACTCTAAAAGATTTAGTAACATTCAATAGAAAACATAATTTTGCCAATAGAGAACAAAATAAAGATGGTGATTCCCATAACAATTCTTGGAATCATGGTATAGAGGGACCAACTACAGACTTATTAATCAATGATTTAAGAAAAAGACAACAAAAAAATCTTCTTCTTAGTTTACTTATATCTAAAGGTGTTCCAATGATACTTATGGGTGATGAGATAGGGAGGTCCCAAGGAGGCAACAATAATTCTTGGTGCCAAAATAATTTATTGGGTTGGATGAATTGGGATCCTGCTCTACAAGATTTAGAGTTGTTAGAATACTTTAAATACGTTATAAAAATTCGAAAAAAACTTATAAAAATTTTTTATCCATCATTTTTTCCGAAGAATCAAGACCATGAAAATATTCCAAGATATCATTGGCATGGAACAAAGTTAGATAGCCCAGATTGGAGTAGTTGGTCTCACACAGTTGCCTTTAGCATAAACAAAGGTAGAAATAATCCTCTGGTCTGGATAGGTTTAAATGCATATTCAAAAAGTATCGACTTCCCCTTGCCAAAATGTGAATATAATTGGTTAAAAGTTATCGATACTAGCATGTCTGAGATTTTTGTACCTTTAATTGTTAATGAACAATCTGTTTCAATAAAAAGTAGAAGCTCCTTATTAATCATTTCAGAAGAAGTATTTGGAGCAAAAAATAATATATTCTAA
- a CDS encoding MlaE family ABC transporter permease — MYYPKFFKRILSSLIIGGQAINFIFRGKISKNDLFDQLMESGPGSLLIVLITGIAAGTVFNIQVASQLTSMGVSSEIGGLLAVGMAREMAPLLTATLMTGKVATAYAAQLGTMKVTEQIEAITMLRTEPVQYLVVPRLLSMVIMSPIQCLLFLSVALWSGQIWSTIFYKVPPIVFWTSVRSGNVSLTSTDLTSMLIKSVVFGLLISIIACGYGLTTKGGPKEVGTSTTGAVVITLVTVSLMDVLLTQILFG; from the coding sequence ATGTATTACCCTAAGTTTTTCAAAAGAATTCTAAGCAGCTTAATCATTGGCGGGCAAGCAATTAATTTTATCTTCAGAGGTAAAATTTCCAAAAATGATCTCTTTGACCAACTTATGGAGTCAGGTCCAGGAAGTTTGTTAATTGTATTAATTACAGGAATAGCGGCAGGTACAGTCTTCAATATTCAAGTAGCATCACAATTGACAAGCATGGGGGTATCAAGTGAAATAGGAGGTTTATTAGCGGTAGGAATGGCTAGAGAAATGGCTCCTCTTCTAACTGCTACTTTAATGACTGGGAAGGTTGCCACTGCTTATGCTGCTCAATTGGGAACTATGAAAGTTACAGAACAAATTGAGGCTATAACAATGTTAAGGACCGAACCAGTCCAATATCTGGTGGTTCCAAGGTTACTATCGATGGTAATAATGTCTCCGATACAGTGTCTTTTGTTTTTATCTGTAGCTTTATGGAGTGGACAAATTTGGAGCACAATTTTTTATAAAGTTCCTCCAATAGTTTTCTGGACATCTGTAAGATCAGGTAATGTGAGTTTAACCAGTACAGACTTAACTTCAATGTTAATAAAATCTGTCGTATTCGGATTACTTATTTCAATTATTGCTTGTGGATATGGACTCACAACTAAAGGTGGTCCAAAAGAAGTTGGAACAAGTACAACAGGAGCGGTTGTAATTACTCTCGTTACTGTATCTTTAATGGATGTATTATTAACGCAAATTTTATTTGGATGA